Proteins encoded in a region of the Xylocopa sonorina isolate GNS202 chromosome 1, iyXylSono1_principal, whole genome shotgun sequence genome:
- the LOC143426386 gene encoding odorant receptor 94b-like gives MNRAHIGGGCWLPPSWTSPIKKLLYNLFTLIVWLIVHTHVTAQILDIIINVENQDDFSDNIYITPTILIGGFKMTILVIYRKGILSLIDDLHTKPFITVTEEEVRIQRRFNRIIERNAIVYLVLVLACVMWISVRSFFTDFTDRKLTLRAWLPYDYSKQWSYTFTYVYQMITSMSTCLMNVGCDSLFSGFLIHIYGQFEILEERLKNVEQGQIHLAKQCAKHHYQIYKYAKRVNREFSVIMFSQFCVSSFTVCFNFYRMSQVTMISLMVETVLYAACMLTEILYYCWYSNEVKLKSLELSDVIFRSDWTSWDTRATKILLTIMNRATKPIEFTSIYLVSLNLDSFMALMKTSYSMFNLLQQTKYA, from the exons ATGAACCGAGCACATATCGGAGG CGGCTGTTGGCTACCACCCTCGTGGACGTCCCCTATCAAGAAGCTTCTCTACAACCTGTTCACGTTAATCGTATGGTTAATTGTACATACCCACGTGACTGCACAAATTTTAGATATAATCATTAACGTGGAGAATCAAGATGATTTCAGTGATAACATCTACATTACTCCAACGATACTCATTGGCGGCTTTAAAATGACAATCCTGGTGATATATCGCAAAGGGATTTTATCTCTGATCGACGATCTGCACACAAAACCTTTCATAACGGTAACCGAAGAGGAAGTGAGAATACAGAGGAGATTTAACAGAATAATTGA ACGAAACGCGATCGTTTACTTGGTTCTAGTATTAGCCTGTGTAATGTGGATATCGGTGAGATCATTTTTCACCGATTTTACTGATAGAAAGTTAACGCTTCGAGCTTGGTTACCGTACGATTATTCGAAACAGTGGTCGTACACGTTCACCTACGTTTACCAAATGATAACTTCGATGTCAACTTGCCTTATGAACGTCGGTTGCGACTCTCTGTTCAGTGGATTCTTAATTCACATTTACGGCCAATTTGAGATACTCGAAGAACGTCTGAAAAACGTCGAGCAAGGCCAAATTCATTTGGCAAAACAGTGCGCTAAGCATCATTACCAGATATACAA ATATGCGAAGAGGGTGAACCGGGAATTCAGTGTAATCATGTTCTCACAATTTTGCGTAAGCTCGTTCACGGTGTGCTTCAACTTCTATCGAATGTCGCAAGTAACCATGATTTCACTAATGGTGGAAACTGTGCTTTATGCAGCTTGCATGCTCACCGAGATCTTGTACTACTGTTGGTACAGTAACGAAGTGAAATTGAAG AGCCTCGAGCTGTCAGATGTGATATTCAGAAGCGACTGGACATCGTGGGATACAAGAGCAACGAAAATTTTATTAACGATCATGAATCGAGCAACGAAGCCTATCGAATTTACCAGTATCTACCTAGTGTCTCTGAACCTCGATTCGTTCATGGCG CTAATGAAAACATCGTATTCCATGTTTAACCTGTTGCAACAAACTAAATATGCTTAA
- the LOC143426853 gene encoding odorant receptor Or1-like: MFCEVMDLIFNVETVDDFCDNIYIILGIGIGYHKMHSILVSRKNIIAMADMLESEPFRPETEEEIKIRNRCIEQVRSIAIRYLVLMAIAVVSIVSGGYFKTETNSLPYRLWLPYNYTSLSAHAFVYVQEAMSLLIGAMSHAAVDTLIWSLLMYTHNQIEIFECRLKKIERNEKDTVKLCVRYHNHIYRNLRKLRKYHRFARILNDEFKMVMFSQTAMSILMICMRLHILTGMKLTPNRVLEALCFACVTLAQIYIFCWYGNEVKLKSLAIPDMIFDMDWTVLDRTVKRDLLMIMMRSMSPIEMTSGHVVTMTLKSFSVILKSAYSAYNLLQNGYLSSFYSLTMSRPDSVYELCEANVVSESDTEYRAPFQQLKHLTAQGQL, translated from the exons atgttttgcgaagtgatgGATTTGATATTCAACGTCGAAACCGTGGACGACTTCTGCGACAACATTTACATAATCTTAGGGATAGGCATTGGCTACCACAAGATGCACAGCATATTAGTCAGCCGTAAAAATATCATCGCTATGGCCGACATGTTGGAAAGCGAGCCGTTCCGACCGGAAACGGAGGAGGAGATCAAGATACGAAACAGATGTATCGAGCAGGTCAG ATCGATCGCGATTCGTTACCTAGTTTTAATGGCAATAGCGGTAGTATCCATTGTAAGCGGAGGATACTTTAAAACGGAAACAAACTCGCTACCGTATCGGTTGTGGCTGCCTTACAACTACACCTCGTTGTCCGCGCACGCTTTTGTATACGTTCAAGAAGCAATGAGCCTTCTGATCGGCGCAATGTCGCACGCCGctgtcgatacgttgatatggaGTTTACTGATGTACACCCACAACCAGATCGAGATCTTCGAGTGTCGTCTGAAGAAGATCGAGCGTAACGAGAAGGATACCGTCAAGCTTTGCGTTCGTTATCATAATCATATATACCG GAATTTACGAAAATTAAGAAAATATCACAGGTTCGCCAGGATATTGAACGACGAGTTCAAAATGGTGATGTTCAGTCAGACCGCGATGAGCATACTGATGATATGTATGAGACTGCACATTCTGACGGGAATGAAGCTTACACCTAACAGAGTATTGGAAGCACTCTGCTTCGCTTGCGTGACACTCGCGCAGATATACATTTTCTGCTGGTATGGAAACGAAGTTAAACTTAAG AGCCTTGCGATACCGGACATGATCTTCGACATGGATTGGACGGTGCTCGACAGAACCGTGAAACGCGATCTGTTGATGATCATGATGCGCTCGATGTCGCCGATCGAAATGACCAGCGGCCACGTAGTCACGATGACGCTCAAATCGTTTAGTGTT ATACTGAAGAGCGCTTATTCGGCGTATAACTTGCTCCAGAACGGATA TTTGTCATCGTTCTACTCTCTAACAATGTCAAGACCAGACAGTGTTTACGAACTTTGCGAGGCAAACGTCGTTTCAGAATCCGACACAGAATATCGAGCGCCCTTCCAACAGTTGAAACATTTAACTGCCCAGGgacaattataa
- the LOC143426532 gene encoding odorant receptor 94b-like: MTSLVLHHKGILSLIDDLEKKPFLTATEEEVRIQKRFNRTIERNSIVYTTMVLSCIIWTWIRSFFTDFEARKLTFRVWLPYDYSEQRPYIYTYIYQVMTSISACFMNVGCDTLFSGLLIHIYGQFEILEERLKNVEQDGVHLAKQCAKHHYRIYKYAKRVNQEFSVIMFSQFCVSSFTVCFNFYRMSQVTMVSLMVECMLYATCMLTEILYYCWYSNEVKLKSLELSDVIFRSDWTSWDTRATKILLTIMNRSAKPIEFTSLSMVSLNLDSFTALMKTSYSIFNLLQQTDNP; encoded by the exons ATGACAAGTCTGGTGTTACATCACAAAGGGATTTTATCTTTGATCGACGATCTCGAGAAGAAACCTTTCTTGACGGCAACCGAAGAGGAAGTGAGAATACAGAAGAGATTCAATAGAACAATCGA ACGAAACTCGATCGTTTACACGACTATGGTCCTGAGCTGTATAATATGGACCTGGATAAGATCATTTTTCACAGATTTTGAGGCTAGAAAGTTAACGTTTCGAGTCTGGTTACCATATGACTATTCTGAACAGAGGCCATACATATACACTTACATTTACCAAGTAATGACTTCAATATCGGCCTGTTTCATGAACGTTGGTTGCGACACTCTGTTCAGTGGGCTGTTAATTCATATTTACGGTCAATTCGAGATACTCGAGGAACGTCTGAAGAATGTCGAACAAGACGGAGTTCATTTGGCGAAACAGTGCGCTAAACACCATTACAGGATATACAA ATATGCGAAAAGGGTGAACCAGGAATTCAGTGTAATCATGTTCTCACAATTTTGCGTAAGCTCGTTCACGGTGTGCTTCAACTTCTATCGAATGTCGCAAGTAACCATGGTTTCTCTAATGGTAGAATGTATGCTTTATGCAACTTGCATGCTTACCGAGATCTTGTACTACTGTTGGTACAGTAATGAAGTGAAATTGAAG AGCCTCGAGCTATCTGACGTGATATTCAGAAGCGACTGGACATCGTGGGACACAAGAGCAACGAAAATTTTATTAACGATCATGAATCGATCAGCAAAGCCCATCGAATTTACCAGCCTCAGCATGGTGTCCCTGAACCTCGATTCCTTCACGGCG CTAATGAAAACGTCGTATTCCATATTTAACCTGTTGCAACAAACTGATAATCCCTAA
- the LOC143426780 gene encoding uncharacterized protein LOC143426780 → MRLLRTICYLLTLCGCWPPPLSSPFKKFAYNVYHYYAFLVVNVAMFCEVMDLVLNVENEDEFCDNIYITMGMGIGCHKMCSAFFSRKNIIVMVDMLESEPFRPETEEEIKIRNRCMKQTECDSLRSSNRINGDVRHNRRIL, encoded by the exons ATGCGTCTGCTGCGCACGATATGCTATCTATTAACATTATGCGGATGCTGGCCACCACCATTGTCATCGCCATTCAAAAAATTTGCGTACAATGTCTACCATTACTACGCGTTTCTAGTAGTAAACGTAgccatgttttgcgaagtgatgGATTTGGTATTGAACGTCGAAAACGAGGACGAGTTCTGCGACAACATTTACATAACCATGGGAATGGGCATCGGCTGCCATAAGATGTGCAGCGCATTCTTCAGCCGTAAAAATATCATCGTTATGGTCGACATGTTGGAAAGCGAGCCGTTCCGACCGGAAACGGAGGAGGAGATCAAGATACGAAACAGGTGTATGAAGCAG ACTGAATGCGATTCGTTACGCAGTTCTAATCGGATTAACGGTGATGTCCGTCATAATCGGAGGATACTTTAA
- the LOC143426467 gene encoding odorant receptor 94b-like yields MRALRYSCIFLSLCGCWLPPSWTSPTKKLLYNLFTLIPWSILHTHVVAQILDIIINVENQDEFSDNIYMTPTVLISGCKMTSLVIHRKEILSLINDLEKNPFLTVTKEEVRIQRRFNKIIARNVIVYMILVLSCLMWVSVRTFFTDFKDRKLMLRAWLPYDYSEQLSYTFTYVYQVTTSTLTCFTNVGCDSLFGGLLIHIYGQFEILEERLKNIEQDGIHLAKQCAKHHYKIYNSFTVCFNFYRMSQVTMVSLMVECMLYAACMLTEILYYCWYSNEVKLKSLELSTVIFKSDWTSWDTRATKILLTIMNRSTKPIEFTSLNLVSLNLDSFMALMKTSYSMFNLLQRTKNP; encoded by the exons ATGCGTGCGTTACGATATTCGTGCATTTTTCTATCGCTTTGCGGCTGCTGGCTGCCACCCTCGTGGACGTCGCCTACCAAAAAGCTTCTGTACAACCTGTTCACATTAATCCCATGGTCAATACTGCACACTCACGTGGTTGCACAAATTTTGGACATAATCATCAACGTGGAAAATCAAGATGAGTTCAGTGATAATATCTACATGACTCCGACAGTACTCATTAGCGGTTGTAAAATGACAAGTCTGGTGATACATCGCAAAGAGATATTATCCTTGATCAACGACCTCGAGAAGAATCCTTTCTTAACGGTAACTAAGGAGGAAGTGAGAATACAAAGGAGATTCAACAAAATAATCGC acgaAACGTGATCGTTTATATGATTTTGGTCTTAAGCTGCTTGATGTGGGTATCAGTGAGGACATTTTTTACTGATTTTAAGGATAGAAAATTAATGCTTCGAGCTTGGTTACCGTACGACTATTCCGAACAACTGTCATACACATTCACTTACGTTTATCAAGTGACGACTTCGACGCTGACCTGTTTCACAAACGTTGGTTGCGACTCTCTATTTGGTGGCTTATTAATTCACATCTACGGTCAATTCGAGATACTCGAGGAACGTCTAAAGAATATCGAACAAGACGGAATTCATTTGGCAAAACAGTGCGCTAAACACCATTACAAGATATACAA CTCGTTCACGGTATGCTTCAACTTCTATCGAATGTCGCAAGTAACCATGGTTTCTCTAATGGTGGAATGCATGCTTTATGCAGCTTGCATGCTCACCGAGATCTTGTACTACTGTTGGTACAGTAATGAAGTGAAATTGAAG AGCCTCGAGCTATCTACTGTGATATTCAAAAGCGACTGGACATCGTGGGACACAAGAGCAACAAAAATTTTATTAACGATCATGAATCGATCAACAAAGCCCATCGAATTTACCAGCCTCAACCTGGTGTCTTTGAACCTCGATTCCTTCATGGCG CTAATGAAAACATCATATTCCATGTTTAACTTACTGCAACGTACTAAAAATCCTTAA
- the LOC143426609 gene encoding uncharacterized protein LOC143426609 has product MATFCVYMDLVFNVETEDEFCTNFYITMGMTAACHKIHSMLINRKNIVELTKILESEPFRPETKEETEIREKCDQQARSNAISFAILAELAVTGLSLSGVFKAEKYTLPYRVWLPYNYTSPPVYTFLYVQQVISMAIAAMIHVAVDNFIWALLMYTYSQIEILECRLKRINEKNVTKQCVRYHNLIYRFATMLNEEFKTVIFIQFATSIVTICMRLYILTIMEITAVKIFETVFLSSTILVQIYIFCWYGNEVKLKSLDISSIIFQLDWTLFDRTTKRDLLMIMMRAMSPIEITSVHVVTVNLESFGVLLKASYSAYSLLQNSQGYPKYLELIKFRNHHCWPLCERRFLVDVRQQVYETNKASKSNFCTHRSLNIQQNSYYKIDAIEDRKRHASRKRFMDLLLNVKTEDEFCDNVYLTLAMIVACQKICSVLIGYKNIVGMTNMLENEPFRPETEEEAQIRNKCDKQARSNAILYAVLIESTVTTVAIGGALKAGRNTLPYRVWLPYNYTSLTAHIFIYVQQVMSMVIAGMVNVSVDSLIWGLLMYIYSQIEIFKCRLKKIKRNEKNAAKQCICYHNLIYQFAARLNEEFKTVILVQFAQSILTICIRFYVLTLREITPVRALEALCYSSTLLTQIYVFCWYGNEIKLKDEFSENIRVTLVVFCTTWKISTILVRRANIARLVDCLQKEPFLPENAEEDEIHAKFEKITDWHTIGYVFLIMSCCFWIYTRSIVTDFKSREFSTILWVPYDYSSAWSVQLPGVIFESDWTSLNNSVRKAFLIMMARAIRPLEFSTGHIISVDLESFMASEQKKNRETMRILQWTYFLLTICGCFPPPSWTTPFKKSLYHIYAVFTLLLLNSLLLSQILDVVFNVESQDEFSDNFCITLVVLVTTWKISTILIRRRSVLLLIDWLQKEPFLPVDAEEHEMRLRFGKISDWNTIGYTSLLLICAFWIYVRSLLTDFKNRKLTFRAWLPYDYSSASVFLLTFAHQAVAATICCLASVAGDSLYSGLLIHIYCQFEILEHRVRNVARDGEYTVKLCARHHDRIYKFARMVNNEFKIIVFCQFCISMSVLCFNLYRLTQIKMDSRFVETTLYSICTLTQIFYYCWYGNEVKLKSLELPDMIFRSDWTSLNNNTKKAFLIVMRRSRKPIEFSTGHIISVNLDSFMTLLKTSYSAFNMLQQSRRS; this is encoded by the exons ATGGCCACGTTCTGCGTCTACATGGATCTAGTTTTCAACGTGGAAACGGAGGACGAGTTCTGTACCAACTTTTACATAACCATGGGGATGACCGCCGCATGCCATAAGATACACAGCATGTTGATCAACCGCAAGAATATCGTCGAGTTGACCAAAATACTGGAGAGCGAGCCCTTTCGCCCGGAGACGAAGGAAGAAACTGAGATACGAGAAAAGTGCGACCAGCAGGCCAG ATCGAACGCGATTTCTTTCGCAATTCTAGCCGAATTGGCGGTGACAGGCCTGTCGCTCAGCGGGGTGTTCAAAGCGGAAAAGTACACGCTGCCGTACAGAGTGTGGCTACCTTACAATTACACTTCACCCCCGGTGTATACCTTCCTTTACGTGCAACAAGTCATAAGTATGGCCATCGCCGCGATGATACACGTCGCGGTCGACAATTTCATTTGGGCCCTGCTAATGTACACCTACAGTCAGATCGAGATCCTCGAGTGCCGTCTGAAAAGGATCAACGAGAAGAACGTCACTAAACAATGCGTCCGCTACCATAATCTCATCTACAG GTTCGCCACGATGTTGAACGAAGAGTTCAAAACGGTGATATTCATTCAGTTCGCGACGAGCATCGTGACGATATGCATGCGACTGTACATATTAACGATCATGGAAATAACGGCAGTGAAGATTTTCGAGACGGTGTTCCTCAGCTCCACGATCCTGGTACAGATCTACATTTTCTGTTGGTACGGGAACGAGGTTAAACTGAAG AGCCTCGATATTTCGAGTATCATCTTCCAACTCGACTGGACGCTCTTCGACAGAACCACTAAACGCGACCTGTTGATGATCATGATGCGCGCGATGTCTCCCATCGAAATAACCAGCGTCCACGTGGTCACCGTGAATCTCGAGTCATTTGGAGTC TTGCTGAAAGCCTCTTATTCGGCGTACAGCTTGCTCCAAAATAGCCAAGGATA TCCAAAGTACCTTGAGCTGATAAAATTCCGAAATCACCACTGCTGGCCTCTTTGCGAACGAAGATTCCTCGTCGATGTTCGTCAACAGGTCTACGAAACGAATAAAGCGTCCAAGTCCAACTTCTGTACCCATCGCTCATTAAATATTCAGCAAAACTCGTACTACAAGATCGATGCAATTGAAGATAGAAAACGACACGCCTCGAGAAAGAGG TTCATGGATTTACTATTGAACGTGAAGACCGAGGATGAATTCTGCGATAACGTTTACTTGACTCTGGCGATGATTGTCGCTTGTCAAAAGATATGTAGCGTGCTGATCGGGTATAAAAATATCGTAGGTATGACCAATATGCTGGAAAACGAGCCGTTCCGGCCGGAAACGGAAGAGGAGGCTCAGATACGAAACAAATGCGACAAACAGGCCAG ATCGAACGCGATATTATACGCGGTTCTAATCGAATCGACGGTGACGACAGTGGCGATCGGTGGAGCGCTGAAAGCCGGAAGAAACACGCTACCATATCGAGTCTGGCTACCCTACAACTATACCTCGTTAACTGCACACATCTTTATTTACGTTCAGCAAGTGATGAGCATGGTCATTGCCGGGATGGTAAACGTTTCTGTCGACAGCTTAATATGGGGACTGTTAATGTACATTTACAGCCAGATCGAGATCTTCAAGTGTCGTCTGAAGAAGATCAAACGAAACGAGAAGAACGCCGCCAAACAGTGCATATGTTACCACAATCTCATCTACCA GTTCGCCGCGAGGTTGAACGAAGAATTTAAGACGGTGATCCTCGTTCAGTTCGCGCAAAGCATACTGACGATATGCATCAGATTTTACGTGCTGACGTTAAGAGAGATCACACCTGTGCGCGCCCTCGAAGCGCTATGCTACAGTAGCACCCTCCTCACGCAGATATACGTGTTCTGTTGGTACGGGAACGAAATTAAATTGAAG GACGAGTTCAGCGAAAACATCCGTGTAACCCTAGTGGTGTTCTGCACAACGTGGAAGATTAGTACCATATTGGTACGTCGTGCGAATATCGCGCGTTTGGTCGACTGCCTCCAGAAGGAGCCATTCTTGCCGGAAAACGCGGAAGAGGATGAGATTCATGCGAAATTCGAAAAGATTACCGA CTGGCACACCATTGGCTACGTGTTCCTAATTATGAGCTGCTGCTTTTGGATATACACACGATCGATCGTGACAGATTTCAAAAGTCGTGAATTTTCGACTATACTGTGGGTACCGTACGATTACTCGTCTGCATGG AGCGTGCAACTTCCTGGTGTCATATTCGAGAGCGACTGGACATCATTGAACAACAGCGTTAGGAAGGCGTTCCTGATCATGATGGCGCGTGCGATAAGGCCTTTAGAATTTAGCACCGGCCACATCATCTCCGTGGACCTCGAATCCTTCATGGCA TCTGAACAGAAGAAGAACAGAGAAACGATGCGTATATTACAGTGGACGTACTTTTTACTCACGATTTGCGGCTGCTTTCCACCCCCATCGTGGACAACACCGTTTAAGAAATCCTTGTACCACATTTACGCGGTGTTCACCTTGCTATTGCTCAACAGTTTGCTACTGTCCCAAATATTGGACGTGGTGTTCAACGTCGAGAGCCAAGACGAGTTCAGCGACAATTTCTGCATAACGCTAGTGGTACTTGTCACGACTTGGAAAATTTCTACCATACTGATACGTCGACGAAGCGTCCTCCTTTTGATCGACTGGCTTCAGAAGGAACCATTCTTGCCTGTGGACGCGGAGGAGCACGAAATGCGACTGAGATTTGGAAAGATTTCCGA CTGGAACACGATCGGCTACACGAGCCTGCTTTTGATCTGCGCGTTCTGGATATACGTGAGATCGCTCCTCACCGATTTCAAGAACAGAAAGCTAACGTTTCGCGCATGGCTACCGTACGATTACTCGTCCGCGTCTGTATTTCTGCTTACGTTCGCTCATCAGGCTGTAGCCGCGACGATATGCTGTTTAGCCAGTGTCGCTGGTGATTCTTTGTACAGCGGCCTGTTGATTCACATTTATTGCCAGTTCGAGATACTCGAACATCGTGTGAGGAACGTCGCCAGGGACGGTGAATACACGGTGAAACTGTGCGCCCGCCATCACGATCGAATATACAA ATTCGCTCGGATGGTGAACAACGAATTCAAGATAATCGTATTTTGCCAATTCTGCATAAGCATGTCGGTGCTCTGTTTCAATCTCTATCGACTGACGCAGATCAAAATGGATTCAAGATTCGTGGAGACGACCCTCTACTCGATCTGCACGTTGACGCAGATATTCTATTATTGTTGGTACGGCAACGAAGTGAAGCTTAAG AGTTTAGAACTTCCTGACATGATATTTAGAAGCGATTGGACGTCGTTGAACAACAATACCAAAAAGGCTTTTCTCATTGTAATGAGAAGATCCAGAAAGCCCATAGAATTTAGCACAGGCCATATTATCTCCGTGAATCTTGATTCTTTCATGACA TTATTGAAAACTTCGTATTCCGCTTTCAACATGTTGCAGCAAAGCCGGAGGTCGTGA
- the LOC143426704 gene encoding odorant receptor 10, producing LWLPYNYTSLSAHTFVYVQEVMSLMIGAMSHAAVDTLIWGLLMYTHNQIEIFECRLKKIERNEKEIVKLCVRYHNHIYRFAEILNDEFKMLMFSQTATSILVICIRLYILTEMQATPEKVLEALCFACAILTQIYIFCWYGNEVTLKSIAIPSMIFDIDWTVLDRAVKRDLLMIMMRAMSPIEMTSGHVVTMTLKSFGILKSAYSAYNLLQSSHG from the exons TTGTGGCTGCCTTACAACTACACCTCGTTATCCGCGCACACTTTTGTATACGTTCAAGAAGTGATGAGTCTTATGATCGGTGCGATGTCGCACGCGGCTGTCGACACGTTGATATGGGGTTTACTGATGTACACCCACAATCAGATCGAGATATTCGAGTGTCGTCTGAAGAAGATCGAACGTAACGAGAAGGAGATCGTCAAGCTTTGCGTTCGTTACCACAATCATATATACAG ATTCGCCGAAATATTGAACGACGAGTTCAAAATGTTGATGTTCAGCCAGACCGCGACGAGCATACTGGTGATATGCATCAGGCTGTACATTCTAACAGAAATGCAGGCTACACCTGAGAAAGTCCTGGAAGCACTCTGCTTCGCCTGCGCGATTCTCACGCAGATATACATTTTCTGCTGGTATGGAAACGAAGTTACGCTCAAG AGCATCGCGATACCGAGCATGATCTTCGACATCGACTGGACGGTGCTCGATCGAGCTGTCAAACGAGATCTGTTGATGATCATGATGCGCGCGATGTCGCCAATCGAGATGACCAGCGGCCACGTAGTCACGATGACGCTCAAATCGTTTGGT ATACTGAAAAGTGCTTATTCGGCGTATAACTTGCTCCAAAGCAGTCACGGATAG